A stretch of [Clostridium] scindens DNA encodes these proteins:
- the addB gene encoding helicase-exonuclease AddAB subunit AddB, which produces MPLQFIFGPSGSGKSYHLYHQIIDESRLHQEQNYIVLVPEQFTMQTQKDLVNMHPCHGIMNIDVLSFVRLSYRVFEETGGGTLPVLDDEGKNLILRKIAGDYEGELKVLGGNMKKLGYISEVKSVISEFAQYDITEEELERVMETAGEESRLYYKLKDIQVLYRGFMEYLEKKYITKEELLDVLSQMVCKSDMLKNSTVVLDGFTGFTPVQNRLLLELMTHCRKVVITVTMDDREDPYVYQHPYQLFGLGKHMVTTLMRLARDHNIAVDEPVCLYGRPPYRFKDHDSLAFLERNLFRYHGKGFGKEPESIGIHVTRNPKEEAMAVAGAIRALVRKEGYRYREIGVIVSNMDVYGDDLEQAFAMYEIPAFMDHKRSILLNSFVEYIRSLLDMAEQNFTYESVFRFLRTNLAGFSFDEVDRLENYVIGLGIKGYKRWQEKWVRRLKGMEEEELEALNHCRVILVEKVDGLLYVLKQRSKTVRDITMALYEFMVREDLQVKLAALEERFQAEGELALAKEYAQVYRIVIELFDKFVELLGDEKVSLNEYCKLLDAGLEEARVGVIPPSVDQVVAGDVQRTRLKDIKALFFVGANDTYLPGPLLRTGLLSERDREKFARERLSLSPGGKEQAYIQKFYLYMNLTKPSEQLNIYYSKVSADGKSIRPSYLIQELRRLFPLLPVQDEEGMALPLREITEKMGISYLIRGFQGNGEGMDAAWKELYTWYKKSPKWQSKVESLLKAGYYRRPMDGLTEAVAKRLYGEEFEDSITRMERFQTCAFAHFLTYGLNLQERQEYDFQAVDMGNVCHNALERFSRKVEREGCGWVGLKEEKRASFIDESVEEAITDYGNSVLYSSARNEYMIVRMKRMLERTVWALTKQLSAGDFQPSAYEFRFANGKIDRIDTCEDGDKVYVKVLDYKTGSKAFDVVALYHGLQLQLMVYMDAAVKAEQKKHKEQEVIPAGVFYYRIQDPLVDKQEEASVEEALLKELKPDGMINLKDEVLHHLEHRTEGESLAVPVKFNKNGSLAKSSKAVPEEEFQIMMRHAARKVEETHQSILRGETKASPYRRGQETGCDYCKYRHVCGFDVKVPGYAYRDIGKMSKEEAIAAMQAASKGEE; this is translated from the coding sequence ATGCCTTTACAATTTATATTCGGGCCGTCGGGCTCGGGAAAATCATATCACCTATACCATCAGATAATTGACGAATCTAGGCTCCATCAGGAGCAGAATTATATCGTCCTTGTGCCGGAGCAGTTTACGATGCAGACGCAGAAGGATCTGGTCAATATGCACCCCTGCCATGGAATCATGAATATTGATGTGTTAAGTTTTGTCAGGCTGTCTTACCGCGTGTTCGAAGAGACGGGCGGAGGGACGCTGCCCGTTCTGGACGATGAAGGCAAGAACCTGATTCTGAGAAAGATAGCCGGAGACTACGAAGGGGAACTCAAGGTTCTGGGGGGAAATATGAAGAAGCTTGGGTACATCAGCGAGGTGAAGTCAGTCATCTCCGAGTTTGCCCAATATGACATTACGGAAGAAGAACTCGAACGCGTCATGGAGACGGCGGGAGAGGAATCCAGGCTATACTACAAGCTGAAAGACATCCAGGTGCTTTACAGAGGATTCATGGAGTATCTGGAAAAGAAATATATTACAAAAGAGGAACTGCTGGATGTTCTAAGCCAGATGGTCTGCAAGTCTGATATGCTCAAGAACAGCACGGTAGTGCTGGATGGGTTTACCGGCTTTACGCCGGTGCAGAACAGGCTGCTTCTGGAACTTATGACCCATTGCCGCAAAGTAGTGATTACGGTGACCATGGATGACCGGGAAGATCCTTACGTCTATCAGCACCCATACCAGCTCTTCGGGCTTGGAAAGCATATGGTGACCACGCTGATGCGGCTTGCCAGAGATCATAACATAGCGGTTGACGAGCCGGTCTGCCTGTATGGCAGGCCTCCTTATCGTTTTAAGGATCATGATTCCCTGGCTTTTCTGGAAAGAAACCTGTTCCGCTATCATGGGAAGGGATTCGGAAAAGAGCCGGAGTCGATCGGAATTCATGTGACAAGAAATCCGAAGGAGGAGGCCATGGCCGTGGCAGGAGCAATTCGGGCGCTGGTGAGGAAGGAAGGATACCGCTACCGGGAGATCGGCGTCATCGTAAGCAATATGGACGTGTACGGCGACGATCTGGAGCAGGCCTTTGCCATGTATGAGATTCCGGCTTTTATGGATCATAAGAGAAGCATTCTTCTAAATTCTTTTGTCGAGTATATCAGGAGCCTGCTTGACATGGCAGAACAGAATTTTACTTATGAAAGCGTGTTCCGGTTTCTTCGGACCAACCTGGCAGGGTTTAGCTTTGATGAAGTGGACAGGTTAGAGAACTATGTCATTGGCCTGGGGATCAAAGGCTATAAAAGGTGGCAGGAGAAATGGGTACGCCGCTTGAAGGGGATGGAAGAAGAGGAATTGGAGGCGTTGAACCACTGCCGCGTAATCCTGGTAGAGAAGGTAGACGGCCTGCTCTATGTACTGAAGCAGAGAAGCAAGACGGTTCGTGACATTACTATGGCTCTGTATGAATTCATGGTGCGCGAGGACCTGCAGGTGAAACTGGCGGCTTTGGAAGAACGGTTCCAGGCAGAAGGGGAACTGGCGCTTGCAAAAGAATACGCCCAAGTATACAGGATAGTAATAGAACTGTTCGACAAATTCGTAGAACTTCTGGGGGATGAGAAGGTCAGCCTGAATGAATACTGCAAGCTGCTGGATGCCGGCCTGGAAGAAGCGAGGGTAGGCGTAATCCCACCCAGCGTTGACCAGGTGGTGGCGGGAGACGTGCAGCGGACCAGGCTTAAGGATATCAAGGCGCTGTTCTTCGTGGGAGCCAATGACACATATCTTCCGGGGCCATTGCTTCGAACCGGGCTTCTGTCCGAAAGGGATCGGGAAAAATTTGCCAGGGAGAGGCTTTCTCTGTCGCCGGGAGGCAAGGAACAGGCCTATATCCAGAAGTTTTATCTCTATATGAATCTTACAAAGCCGTCCGAACAGCTGAATATCTATTACAGCAAGGTGTCTGCGGACGGCAAGAGTATCCGTCCGTCTTATCTGATACAGGAATTGAGACGGCTATTTCCATTGCTTCCGGTGCAGGATGAGGAAGGCATGGCGCTTCCGCTGCGGGAGATTACGGAGAAGATGGGAATTAGCTATCTGATTCGCGGTTTTCAGGGAAATGGGGAAGGCATGGACGCGGCGTGGAAAGAACTCTATACCTGGTACAAGAAGAGCCCTAAGTGGCAGAGCAAGGTGGAGAGCCTGTTAAAAGCCGGGTATTACCGCCGGCCTATGGATGGATTGACCGAGGCCGTTGCCAAAAGGCTTTATGGGGAAGAATTTGAAGACAGCATTACCAGAATGGAAAGGTTCCAGACTTGCGCGTTTGCCCATTTCCTGACCTATGGGCTGAATCTTCAGGAAAGACAGGAGTATGATTTCCAGGCAGTGGATATGGGAAATGTGTGCCATAACGCGCTGGAGCGCTTTTCCCGTAAGGTTGAAAGGGAAGGCTGCGGCTGGGTTGGATTAAAAGAGGAGAAGCGGGCTTCCTTCATTGACGAAAGCGTGGAAGAGGCGATCACGGACTATGGCAATTCGGTATTGTATAGTTCTGCAAGGAATGAATATATGATCGTGCGCATGAAGCGCATGCTGGAGCGTACGGTGTGGGCGCTTACCAAGCAGCTGTCTGCCGGAGACTTCCAGCCTTCTGCCTATGAATTCCGGTTTGCGAACGGCAAGATCGACCGGATCGATACCTGCGAGGATGGGGATAAGGTCTATGTAAAGGTGCTGGATTACAAGACCGGGAGCAAGGCGTTCGATGTGGTCGCCCTGTATCATGGTCTCCAACTGCAGCTGATGGTGTATATGGACGCGGCGGTAAAAGCGGAGCAGAAAAAGCATAAGGAGCAGGAAGTCATTCCGGCTGGCGTGTTCTATTATCGGATCCAGGATCCGCTTGTTGACAAGCAGGAAGAGGCCTCGGTGGAAGAGGCCCTATTGAAGGAATTGAAGCCGGATGGAATGATCAACCTCAAAGATGAGGTGCTCCATCATCTGGAACACCGGACGGAGGGGGAATCCCTGGCAGTTCCGGTGAAGTTCAACAAAAACGGAAGCCTGGCAAAGAGTTCCAAGGCCGTGCCGGAGGAAGAATTCCAGATCATGATGCGGCATGCGGCAAGAAAAGTAGAAGAAACCCACCAGAGCATCTTAAGAGGAGAGACGAAGGCCTCGCCATACAGAAGAGGTCAGGAGACCGGCTGTGATTACTGCAAGTACCGGCACGTATGCGGATTTGATGTGAAGGTTCCGGGATACGCTTACCGGGATATCGGGAAGATGAGCAAAGAAGAAGCGATCGCTGCCATGCAAGCCGCTTCGAAAGGAGAAGAATAG
- the addA gene encoding helicase-exonuclease AddAB subunit AddA codes for MKVTWTKEQQKVIDLRNRNILVSAAAGSGKTAVLVERIITMLTEDESPVDVDRLLIVTFTEAAAAEMKERIRNAIEKKLEEYPGNEHLKQQATLIHNAQITTIHSFCLSVIRDHFHAIDMDPGFRIGEEGELKLLRHDVLEEMLEDRYQRGEQRFLDFAAAYGGGRSDKKMEELVLKIYEYSRSYPDSEGWLSSCLEAYNADSLSELEESGYILLVMDNVRRYLYDAGRLLHEGLDICNDPDGPAAYDTALRSDIQMIEELRGTGAFTELGVKMNSVKWMRLAANRDKTVSEEKTAKVKAIREEVKGLVKDLAGQYFYQDAPGILEDLQICRPAMEELASLVREFAERFEEKKRSKNMIDFSDMEQYALRILTDKTDEGFAPSVIAREYQQQFLEIMIDEYQDSNLIQEAILTSISTVSEGRYNIFMVGDVKQSIYRFRLSRPELFMEKFDTYDTDDSKTQRIDLHKNFRSRREVLEGVNYIFRQIMTRELGGIVYDDQAALYVGADYKDGENMETEVLVIDSNVDAWEDEAQSVQGITERELEARAIAGRIRELIHHQQVTDKKTGEFRLARYSDIVILTRSIKGFADVFTEVLSKEGIPTYAGTREGYFATQEIGVILDYLRVLDNQRQDIPLAAVLASPIGAMTEEELAIIRSSYKERPFFQAVSDYLAGGEDESIRGKLGRCLGQMEAFRKVVPYTPMHELLHMVLEKTGYGDYACAMPGGEQRKANLDMLAEKARVFESTSYKGLFHFIRYIEQLQKYDVDYGEASIEDEQSDTVRIMTIHKSKGLEFPIVFVAGMGKRFNMQDARSSVVLHSKMGVGLDAIHIANRTKSPSLVKKIIQKEEALDSLGEELRVLYVALTRAKEKLIITGTIPNLEKKMPLYEMGITFGRLSKASTYWDWILPAVSSVPPEVPIAVKRIAFDDIVKEEVIEETAGRMTRAMLEAWNTSQVYDPAMHEAIKEQFGYQYPYAGSGMQKLKFTVSELKKRIYLKESLGEELDERGELLYEEPEVVPLIPRFLKEEEELTGASRGTAYHRLMELLDLAQDYGEAELADAVSAYVEEGKMDADMAACIRHGDILGFLNGGAGQRMKAAARAGALWREQPFVLGVDAREMYPEEQEGELILVQGIIDAYFEEADGLVVLDYKTDQIYTPEGLIERYHSQLDYYAKALEQLTQKKVKEKIIYSFTIKKEIRLP; via the coding sequence ATGAAAGTTACGTGGACAAAGGAACAGCAGAAAGTCATAGACCTGAGAAACAGGAATATTCTCGTATCAGCTGCGGCAGGCTCTGGCAAGACGGCCGTCCTGGTGGAACGCATTATTACTATGCTCACGGAGGATGAAAGCCCGGTAGATGTAGATCGTCTGCTGATCGTAACATTTACGGAGGCAGCGGCGGCGGAGATGAAGGAACGTATCCGCAATGCCATTGAGAAGAAACTGGAAGAATACCCGGGCAACGAGCATCTTAAGCAGCAGGCCACTTTGATACACAATGCGCAGATTACGACGATTCACAGTTTCTGCCTGTCGGTGATCCGGGATCATTTTCACGCGATTGACATGGATCCTGGATTTCGGATTGGAGAGGAAGGCGAGTTGAAACTTCTGCGCCATGACGTGCTGGAAGAGATGCTGGAGGACCGGTACCAGCGGGGAGAACAGAGATTCCTGGACTTCGCTGCTGCTTATGGCGGCGGGAGAAGCGATAAGAAGATGGAAGAACTGGTGCTGAAAATCTATGAGTATTCCAGGAGTTACCCGGACAGTGAAGGATGGCTGTCCTCCTGCTTGGAGGCCTATAACGCGGACAGCCTTTCGGAATTGGAGGAAAGCGGCTATATTCTTCTGGTGATGGATAATGTGAGACGGTACCTTTATGATGCCGGAAGGCTTCTTCATGAGGGGCTGGATATCTGCAATGACCCGGATGGGCCTGCGGCCTATGATACAGCTCTTCGAAGCGACATCCAGATGATCGAGGAATTGAGGGGGACGGGCGCGTTTACGGAACTTGGAGTAAAGATGAACAGCGTAAAGTGGATGAGGCTTGCAGCCAACCGGGATAAGACGGTGTCGGAGGAAAAGACAGCCAAGGTAAAGGCAATCCGGGAGGAGGTAAAAGGGCTGGTCAAAGATCTGGCCGGCCAGTATTTTTATCAGGATGCGCCGGGAATTCTTGAAGACCTTCAGATCTGCCGTCCTGCGATGGAGGAACTGGCAAGCCTTGTCCGGGAGTTCGCCGAAAGATTCGAAGAAAAGAAGCGCTCCAAAAATATGATTGACTTTTCTGATATGGAACAGTACGCGCTGAGGATTCTTACTGATAAGACGGACGAAGGATTTGCCCCTTCGGTCATCGCCAGGGAGTACCAGCAGCAGTTCCTGGAAATCATGATTGATGAATATCAGGACAGCAATCTGATCCAGGAAGCTATCCTAACCAGCATCTCTACCGTGTCTGAGGGACGTTATAACATATTCATGGTCGGGGATGTAAAGCAGAGCATCTATCGATTCCGCTTATCCAGGCCGGAACTTTTTATGGAGAAATTCGATACTTATGATACGGATGACAGCAAGACGCAGAGAATCGACCTTCATAAGAACTTCCGCAGCCGGCGGGAAGTGCTGGAAGGAGTCAACTATATCTTCCGCCAGATCATGACCCGGGAACTGGGGGGCATCGTCTATGACGACCAGGCAGCGCTGTATGTGGGCGCGGATTATAAAGATGGAGAAAATATGGAGACAGAGGTGCTGGTCATTGACAGCAACGTGGATGCATGGGAAGATGAGGCGCAGTCAGTTCAGGGAATTACGGAACGAGAATTGGAGGCCAGGGCGATCGCCGGGCGTATCCGGGAATTAATCCATCACCAGCAGGTGACGGACAAGAAGACCGGGGAATTCCGGCTGGCGCGCTATTCGGATATTGTCATACTGACCCGCAGCATAAAAGGATTTGCGGATGTGTTTACGGAGGTGTTGAGCAAAGAAGGGATTCCGACCTATGCAGGCACCAGAGAGGGATATTTTGCAACCCAGGAAATTGGGGTGATTCTGGATTACCTGCGTGTCCTGGATAACCAGAGGCAGGACATCCCGCTGGCAGCGGTGCTGGCCTCGCCGATTGGCGCTATGACGGAGGAAGAACTAGCGATTATAAGAAGCAGTTATAAAGAACGGCCCTTCTTCCAGGCAGTGTCAGACTATCTTGCGGGAGGCGAAGATGAGTCTATTCGTGGCAAGCTGGGCCGGTGCCTGGGCCAGATGGAGGCATTTCGCAAGGTGGTTCCTTATACGCCTATGCATGAGTTGCTGCATATGGTGCTGGAGAAGACCGGCTACGGCGACTATGCCTGCGCCATGCCGGGAGGCGAGCAGAGAAAGGCCAATCTTGACATGCTGGCAGAGAAGGCAAGGGTTTTTGAATCTACCAGTTATAAGGGGCTGTTCCATTTTATACGCTATATAGAACAATTGCAGAAGTATGACGTGGATTATGGGGAAGCGAGTATTGAAGATGAGCAGTCTGACACGGTGCGTATTATGACCATTCACAAGAGCAAAGGACTGGAATTTCCCATTGTGTTCGTAGCCGGAATGGGGAAACGGTTCAATATGCAGGATGCCAGAAGCAGCGTGGTTCTTCATTCAAAAATGGGCGTGGGCCTGGACGCGATTCATATTGCCAACAGGACGAAAAGTCCAAGCCTTGTAAAAAAGATTATCCAGAAGGAAGAAGCATTGGACAGCCTGGGCGAAGAATTAAGGGTCCTCTATGTGGCATTAACTAGGGCTAAGGAGAAATTGATCATTACGGGAACTATTCCAAATCTGGAGAAGAAGATGCCGCTCTATGAGATGGGGATTACATTTGGCCGTCTTAGCAAGGCATCTACTTATTGGGACTGGATTCTTCCGGCAGTATCCAGCGTGCCGCCCGAGGTTCCTATCGCAGTAAAAAGGATAGCATTTGACGATATTGTAAAAGAAGAAGTCATAGAAGAGACTGCCGGAAGGATGACCAGGGCGATGCTGGAAGCATGGAATACCAGCCAGGTCTATGATCCGGCCATGCATGAGGCGATAAAAGAGCAGTTTGGATATCAGTATCCATATGCCGGAAGCGGAATGCAGAAATTAAAATTTACCGTTTCCGAACTTAAGAAGAGAATCTATCTGAAGGAAAGCCTGGGCGAGGAATTAGACGAAAGAGGCGAATTATTGTATGAAGAGCCTGAAGTGGTTCCGCTCATTCCAAGATTCCTTAAGGAAGAGGAAGAACTGACAGGGGCTTCCAGAGGTACGGCATACCACCGCCTGATGGAACTTCTGGATCTTGCACAGGATTATGGGGAAGCGGAACTGGCGGACGCGGTGAGCGCATATGTGGAAGAAGGAAAGATGGACGCGGATATGGCTGCCTGCATACGGCACGGCGATATCCTGGGCTTTTTAAATGGCGGGGCAGGACAGCGAATGAAAGCGGCTGCCCGGGCAGGCGCCCTATGGAGAGAGCAGCCCTTCGTGCTAGGGGTGGACGCCAGAGAAATGTACCCCGAAGAACAGGAAGGCGAGCTGATCCTGGTACAGGGAATCATAGATGCTTACTTTGAAGAGGCGGACGGGCTGGTAGTCCTGGACTATAAGACAGACCAGATATACACGCCGGAAGGGCTGATAGAACGGTACCATTCCCAGCTGGACTACTATGCGAAGGCGCTGGAGCAGCTGACACAGAAAAAGGTTAAGGAGAAGATTATCTATTCCTTTACTATAAAGAAAGAGATTCGATTGCCATGA
- a CDS encoding DUF1294 domain-containing protein gives MTQILAVYIILINIVTFWVFGHDKRQARNKGWRVPEKTLFLLAAAGGSIGAIAGMQIFRHKTRHWKFRLGMPLILGAQCVAGWWIFWA, from the coding sequence ATGACACAGATATTAGCTGTATATATAATACTCATAAATATTGTTACATTCTGGGTGTTCGGACATGACAAGCGCCAGGCCAGGAACAAAGGCTGGCGCGTGCCGGAGAAGACCCTCTTCCTTTTGGCGGCAGCTGGAGGGAGCATTGGCGCTATAGCAGGAATGCAGATATTCCGCCATAAGACCAGACACTGGAAGTTCCGCTTGGGAATGCCGCTGATATTGGGAGCGCAGTGTGTGGCGGGGTGGTGGATTTTTTGGGCGTAG
- a CDS encoding WecB/TagA/CpsF family glycosyltransferase, with protein MSDKIKVLDIDIDNCTAKEAMKETMEYLKSEPVSVIEMVTVDGLMQMDELPELKENMQEFDLVLAGDKTILEAADITDRKFLQETEGHLFLKMFMRYLHKNHKRIYLLVETEEEGQEFYDYLQRYYSGLQIIGLAKVSARNRADDMLVNAINGGEVDCIFAALSAPLQEDFIMKNRSLLDARVFIGLGKESLPVKKAGLGQSRIGQFLIRRIFKKEIEKRKRSEPNQFSPAK; from the coding sequence ATGAGCGATAAGATTAAAGTTTTAGATATTGATATAGATAACTGCACGGCCAAGGAAGCCATGAAGGAAACCATGGAGTATCTGAAGTCCGAGCCGGTAAGCGTGATAGAGATGGTTACAGTGGATGGATTGATGCAGATGGACGAATTGCCGGAACTCAAAGAGAATATGCAGGAATTCGATCTTGTACTGGCTGGGGATAAGACAATCCTGGAGGCAGCAGATATCACAGACCGCAAGTTCCTTCAGGAGACAGAAGGCCATTTGTTCCTGAAGATGTTTATGCGATACCTTCATAAGAACCATAAGAGAATCTATCTTCTGGTGGAGACGGAAGAGGAGGGCCAGGAGTTCTATGACTACCTTCAGAGATACTATAGCGGACTCCAGATTATCGGACTGGCAAAGGTATCGGCAAGGAACCGGGCGGATGATATGCTGGTCAATGCGATCAACGGCGGCGAGGTGGACTGTATCTTCGCGGCGCTGTCGGCGCCTCTTCAGGAGGACTTTATTATGAAGAACCGGAGTCTTCTGGATGCCCGCGTCTTTATCGGGCTGGGGAAGGAAAGCCTTCCGGTAAAGAAGGCAGGCCTCGGGCAGAGCAGGATTGGACAGTTCCTTATCCGGCGCATTTTCAAGAAAGAGATTGAGAAGCGCAAGCGCAGCGAGCCGAATCAATTCTCCCCCGCAAAATAA
- a CDS encoding DUF1700 domain-containing protein — MNRIEFMTELAALLQDVPVEERREAMQYYNDYFDDAGEENEEQVISELGSPAKVAATIKADLGSQAGDYAEYSENGYTDSRFDQKEMPAGRDYQRKEEKEPPKTSRALKIVLIIAIILVGAPVLIPLGVGITLAVLGCIIALFCAFIALVIASVAVAIAGIVVFCVGIATLIPELAVGLALVGTGLILTVLGVIATVASVKLCLVVFPGICRGIVWICRRPFQGKAVA, encoded by the coding sequence ATGAACCGCATAGAGTTTATGACAGAATTAGCCGCATTATTACAGGATGTGCCAGTAGAAGAACGCAGAGAGGCGATGCAGTATTATAACGATTATTTTGATGATGCGGGAGAAGAGAATGAAGAGCAGGTGATATCTGAATTAGGAAGCCCTGCAAAGGTGGCGGCCACGATCAAGGCCGATCTGGGAAGCCAGGCCGGCGATTACGCGGAGTATTCGGAGAATGGATATACCGACTCCAGGTTTGACCAGAAGGAGATGCCGGCGGGCAGGGACTATCAGAGGAAGGAAGAAAAAGAGCCTCCGAAGACCAGCAGGGCGTTGAAGATCGTACTGATTATCGCGATCATTCTGGTTGGTGCGCCAGTTCTGATTCCGCTGGGAGTTGGAATAACGCTGGCGGTACTTGGATGCATAATTGCGTTGTTCTGCGCGTTTATAGCGCTGGTAATTGCATCCGTGGCAGTAGCGATTGCAGGAATCGTGGTATTCTGTGTTGGAATCGCTACATTGATTCCGGAACTTGCCGTAGGATTAGCGCTGGTAGGAACAGGACTGATATTGACGGTACTGGGCGTGATAGCAACCGTAGCAAGCGTGAAGCTTTGCCTGGTAGTATTCCCGGGGATCTGTAGAGGAATCGTATGGATCTGCCGCAGGCCGTTTCAAGGAAAGGCGGTGGCATAA
- a CDS encoding PspC domain-containing protein, with the protein MEQKRLYRSRENRMICGVCGGIADYFNVDPTLIRLGLVLLACTGSGILAYFIAAIIIPDQPRTY; encoded by the coding sequence ATGGAACAGAAAAGACTATATAGATCACGGGAAAACCGCATGATATGCGGGGTATGCGGAGGCATAGCCGATTATTTCAATGTAGACCCGACGCTGATTCGTCTGGGACTTGTGTTATTAGCTTGTACTGGTTCAGGAATCCTGGCTTATTTTATAGCGGCTATTATAATTCCGGACCAACCAAGAACATATTAA
- a CDS encoding PadR family transcriptional regulator, giving the protein MVFNTGAALLDAIVLAVVSREKEGTYGYKITQDVRKAIDVSESTLYPVLRRLQKDECLEVYDKQFDGRNRRYYKVTEKGMAQLNLYRVEWKNYSLKINELFEGGVTA; this is encoded by the coding sequence ATGGTATTTAACACCGGAGCCGCTCTTCTGGACGCCATAGTACTGGCGGTCGTATCCAGGGAGAAGGAAGGGACTTACGGATATAAGATTACCCAAGACGTAAGAAAGGCCATTGACGTATCAGAATCAACATTATATCCTGTGCTAAGGAGGCTGCAGAAAGACGAATGTCTGGAAGTATATGATAAGCAGTTTGACGGACGCAACCGGCGCTACTACAAGGTGACGGAAAAAGGTATGGCGCAGTTGAATCTATATCGGGTAGAATGGAAAAATTATTCTTTGAAGATTAATGAATTGTTTGAGGGAGGTGTGACTGCATGA
- a CDS encoding small, acid-soluble spore protein, alpha/beta type yields MAGKKNKPIKLDELTQEEKMKYEIAEELGLLDKVMQEGWRSLSSKETGRIGGLMTKKRREAEKK; encoded by the coding sequence ATGGCTGGAAAGAAGAATAAACCGATCAAGCTGGATGAACTGACACAGGAAGAAAAGATGAAATACGAGATCGCGGAGGAACTGGGACTGCTGGACAAGGTAATGCAGGAGGGATGGAGATCGCTGTCATCCAAGGAGACAGGCAGAATCGGAGGCCTGATGACGAAGAAAAGGCGGGAAGCCGAGAAAAAGTAA
- a CDS encoding DUF4097 family beta strand repeat-containing protein — MKKGWKIFWIVCAATAAIGFVCCVIAKVLGVTTDMIEGRFPHGIGVFSYNYTVDDYINDDDDIPLADDMKNSYSNITEIDVDIFAGQVKVVLSDDAKDVTVETRGINKRLGLKCYQDGDELKIKSKERIWHVNNVGSGTITITLPRDLRLNEASFDIGAGTLDIEKIFAQDLYVGVGAGDANLTHFEAGEVEFDCGAGSIHANGDARSEIDIDGGVGEIILTVSGEESSYNYDIDCGVGEVICGNTTYSGLANEKNIDNGASRDIKVDCGVGTITINFGNAL; from the coding sequence ATGAAAAAGGGATGGAAGATATTCTGGATAGTATGCGCGGCAACGGCAGCGATTGGCTTTGTGTGCTGTGTGATCGCCAAGGTACTGGGTGTTACGACAGATATGATAGAAGGACGCTTTCCGCATGGCATAGGGGTGTTTTCCTACAATTATACGGTGGATGATTATATCAATGACGATGATGACATCCCCCTTGCGGATGATATGAAAAATAGTTATAGCAACATAACCGAAATAGATGTAGACATCTTCGCGGGACAGGTGAAGGTCGTGCTTTCCGACGATGCAAAAGATGTAACAGTCGAGACAAGAGGCATCAACAAGCGTCTGGGACTTAAGTGCTATCAGGACGGCGACGAATTAAAGATAAAGTCTAAGGAAAGGATATGGCATGTCAACAATGTGGGGTCAGGAACGATTACGATTACCCTGCCCAGGGACTTAAGGCTGAATGAGGCATCCTTTGACATTGGAGCCGGTACGCTGGATATAGAAAAGATTTTTGCCCAGGATCTGTATGTGGGCGTGGGAGCGGGCGATGCGAATCTTACGCATTTTGAAGCAGGCGAGGTAGAATTTGACTGTGGAGCCGGAAGCATCCATGCGAATGGAGATGCAAGGTCAGAGATCGATATTGACGGCGGAGTGGGCGAGATTATCCTGACGGTTTCCGGAGAAGAATCCTCTTACAATTATGATATCGACTGCGGAGTAGGAGAAGTCATCTGTGGAAATACTACTTATTCAGGCTTAGCCAACGAAAAGAATATTGACAATGGGGCTTCAAGAGATATTAAGGTAGATTGTGGAGTGGGGACCATTACGATTAATTTTGGAAATGCATTATAA